The proteins below come from a single Chrysoperla carnea chromosome 1, inChrCarn1.1, whole genome shotgun sequence genomic window:
- the LOC123302293 gene encoding TBC1 domain family member 5 — MSNMIVDSQFDDVDNDSSSNYEKFHTEEKYSAIQKYENEWSQLFDNENIKSLRIKAQNGMLRASRFRSVSWRVMLEVLSENSNEWITHVRNTRDHYQKLKVQMTADPRKSDEQNDDPLSQNTKSIWYQHFCDKELRGVIRQDVDRTFPGIEFFRKESIQNIMVDILFIYARVHPLMCYRQGMHEILAPLLFVIHCDQQAMLHTKEHGILRILIQEMLNPDYLEEDGFALFESIMNGIEFCYNIKDMEPTNTGYFPSNIISGSKNVPRPENEILSRLKYIRDFILKHADPELCEHLQTLDISFSLFGIRWLRLLFGREFPLQDLLVLWDAIFAEGKSFDFINYVVVSMLITIRSQLLNSDYTYCLTYLMRYPTITDIMYIINYALHLRNPQERNPPTMVNHVQNLSSASSNNSTVSMNSSNLLNKRSVSSLSLSSSTPSPNALNITNTNSLNRNNQKKILGKRLSKLQNQSLRLNAATSSAPAITRRTTDAAASTDTSIVEGFTLHDPEVLRVELNHAHNVMALCQLKLAQYHKVLLKSFNYNYNNNNSNKDVSNNSIVSNNVQDNNEQLTEQQKRERMQETQQVLDGICELCHLLRSRHYVTNNYKSSPLLQSQQQSLPEVERALEAGESRMTSPETTSYSSSTTPTLSSRRNSFTNQTTTTTTSGFVESNDSTKFYNTNSKVTSNSEFYVPIGLKKEERLTVFSQCVGVNGALIDGAPLSDPLRQIHGDNRYSVSDKKFLYEAVLVLNMDFESLRLK; from the exons ATGTCTAATATGATTGTAGATTCACAATTTGatg ATGTAGATAATGATTCATcatcaaattatgaaaaattccaTACTGAAGAAAAGTATAGTGCGATACAGAAATATGA AAACGAATGGTCACAACTGtttgataatgaaaatattaaaagtttgcGTATAAAAGCTCAAAATGGTATGTTACGTGCATCACGATTTCGCAGTGTCTCTTGGCGTGTTATGTTAGAAGTCTTGTCGGAGAATTCAAACGAATGGATTACACATGTACGAAATACTCGAGATCATTATCAGAAATTAAAAGTTCAAATGACTGCAGATCCACGAAAAAGTGATGAACAGAATGATGATCCTTTATCACAGAATACAAAG AGCATTTGGTATCAGCATTTTTGTGATAAGGAATTACGAGGAGTGATTCGTCAAGATGTTGATCGTACTTTCCCCGGTATCGAATTTTTCCGTAAAGaaagtatacaaaatataatggttgatattttatttatttacgctCGAGTACATCCGTTAATGTGCTATCGACAAGGTATGCATGAAATCTTAGCACCACTTTTATTTGTCATACACTGTGATCAACAAGCGATGTTACATACTAAGGAACATGGAATTTTAAG AATATTAATTCAAGAAATGTTAAATCCAGATTACTTAGAAGAAGATGGATT cgCTTTATTTGAAAGTATAATGAATGGAATTGAATTTTGCTATAATATTAAAGATATGGAACCAACAAATACTGGTTATTTTccatcaaatattatttctgGCTCAAAA AATGTACCCCGAccagaaaatgaaatattatctaGATTAAAGTATATACGGGATTTTATATTAAAGCATGCTGATCCTGAATTATGTGAACATTTACAAACATTAGACATCTCATTCTCATTATTTGGAAT tcGATGGTTGCGTTTATTGTTTGGTAGGGAATTTCCATTGCAAGACTTATTAGTACTGTGGGATGCAATATTTGCCGAAGGCAaatcatttgattttattaattatgttgtGGTTTCCATGTTAATTACAATTCGAAGTCAAT TATTAAATTCTGACTACACATATTGTTTGACATATTTGATGCGATATCCGACAATAACCgacattatgtatattataaattatgcaCTACATTTACGAAATCCACAG GAGCGCAATCCACCTACAATGGTAAATCATGTTCAGAATCTTTCATCAGCTTCATCGAATAACAGCACCGTGTCAATGAATAGTAGTAATCTTCTTAATAAAAGATCTGTTTCCTCTTTATCATTATCATCGTCAACTCCATCTCCAAACGCTTTAAATATCACCAACACAAACTCATTAAATCGtaataatcaaaagaaaattcttggaaaacgtTTATCCAAACTACAAAATCAATCGTTACGTTTGAATGCGGCTACGAGTAGTGCTCCAGCTATAACAAGACGAACGACCGATGCAGCGGCCTCGACGGATACATCAATAGTTGAAGGGTTTACATTACAC gatCCGGAAGTACTTCGTGTCGAACTAAATCATGCACATAATGTAATGGCATTATGTCAACTAAAATTAGCACAATATCATAAAGTAttgttaaaatcatttaattataattataacaacaacaatagTAACAAGGATGTCAGCAACAATTCTATCGTCAGCAACAATGTTCAAGACAATAATGAGCAATTAACTGAACAACAAAAACGCGAGCGAATGCAAGAAACTCAACAAGTATTAGATGGAATTTGTGAg ttgtgCCATTTATTGCGTAGTCGCCATTATGTAACAAACAACTACAAATCATCTCCATTGCTACAAAGTCAACAGCAAAGTTTACCAGAAGTTGAACGTGCTCTAGAAGCAGGGGAATCTCGTATGACATCTCCTGAAACTACATCTTATAGTAGCTCAACCACCCCAACATTATCATCGCGTCGTAATTCATTTACAAATCAAACAACAACCACAACAACATCTGGTTTTGTAGAAAGTAATGATAGCACTAAATTTTATAACACCAATAGTAAAGTAACTAGTAATAGTGAATTTTATGTAccaattggtttaaaaaaagagGAACGTTTAACTGTATTCTCACAGTGTGTTGGTGTGAACGGAGCATTAATTGATGGTGCCCCGTTATCTGATCCATTACGTCAAATTCATGGTGATAATCGTTATAGTGTAagtgataagaaatttttatacgaGGCTGTTCTTGTGTTAAATATGGATTTTGAAAGTTTAcgacttaaataa